The following nucleotide sequence is from Harpia harpyja isolate bHarHar1 chromosome 7, bHarHar1 primary haplotype, whole genome shotgun sequence.
CTTGAAGTTGAAGTACCAATGCTTGCTGGAAGAGGTGAAGTAGTACAAGAGTGGGTTAAGGCAACAGTTGAAGCTCACTAGGGCTAAGGTGACTCTTCGCATTTTGTAGATCAAGCTGGTAAATGACTCATTCTGGATGACCTGGATTCTCATTAAAAAGTGGAGCAAGTGAGTGAGATGGTACGGGAGAAAGCACAAAATACAAATGACCACGATGATGTAGATAGTGCTCAGGGCCTTCCTCTTGCGAATGCTGTGTTTGATCTGGGAGATCCTCTTAGCAATGAGAGGATAGCTGATTAGAATGATGGAAAATGGGATCACAAACCCAAAAACTAAGGCCAGGATGTTGTAAGGTGCCATGCGATAAGTCCAGCTACTCGTAGCAAAGTTCTCAAAACATGCTGTCATGTTCCTCACACCACTGTTGTGGAGGGGACCTCCAAGGATAAGCGGAACCATGACACTTAGAGCAACCACCCAAAGGATTGTGACCACCATCACATAATGGATGACTTTGATCTGGATGTACGTGAAGGGGTGCAACACTGCAATGTAACGATCGACACAAATGCAGGTGAAAAAGGCAATGCTGAGATAGATGTTGATATAGTACAAAGTCCCAGTTATCCTACAAGCCATGTCACCAAAGATCCAATTGTTCCGATTCAGGTGGTAATGGATTTTAAATGgcaacacacaaacaaacaaggtGTCTGCCAGAGCTAGATTAATGAGGTATACATAGGA
It contains:
- the LOC128143828 gene encoding lysophosphatidic acid receptor 6-like is translated as MADISWTEGVSSETVANASSEFSLEADFQYSLFTVIYSIVFVLGLVENVLALYLLSCKVKHTSHSYVYLINLALADTLFVCVLPFKIHYHLNRNNWIFGDMACRITGTLYYINIYLSIAFFTCICVDRYIAVLHPFTYIQIKVIHYVMVVTILWVVALSVMVPLILGGPLHNSGVRNMTACFENFATSSWTYRMAPYNILALVFGFVIPFSIILISYPLIAKRISQIKHSIRKRKALSTIYIIVVICILCFLPYHLTHLLHFLMRIQVIQNESFTSLIYKMRRVTLALVSFNCCLNPLLYYFTSSSKHWYFNFKLRFRSKMVYTICDQKCGELSYVHKLQQRHGNKKDRDGIN